The sequence TAATTAGAGATTATTAGTTACACATGATGAATGACTAGCTGGTGCCTAAGAAGTCAAAACTTTGTTATTGAAATATTATAGTCATTGTTGTAATGATCACATACATAGAactcatttaaattaaaagtacaaaGCAAAAAATTGTGCCCACTCCACTCTTTGCACTAGCTCTGATGTTTCTGATCTTTCATTTGCATTCATTAAATAACACATCACTGCCGTCTCTGTTTTCAGCACAACATTATTAACATTCCTTTTTCTTCGACTTCCACAGAAGTTCTGTAAGTACTGGACAAGAAGGATTAGGGATGTATTCCTCAAATCTCCAGAATcaacttaacttttttttcatattctcatAAATCCaataaagtagagaaaataaattggatccacttagaaaaagaaaagtaaaatttaattttttgggaTCCCAGATAGAATATATACACTTCTATTTTGCATTGAACCtaatactacattaaaaaaaaactatattaatattaaaatgaatcaGTATATTATAGATTATAATTGTCACTAAAgcaaaaactaataaaaacaaaatctttttcaAACAGGTGTTTTATTAATGCCTCTCCCCAGGCCTCTCCTGAAGCAGTCTATTTGCACTGAGCACTGGTTTGGGAAATATCCGTAGCTTAGACTTTGCATTATGTTACCCTGAAGAGTTTCTTCAGAGCTTATTTCACGTCTTTATTCCTCAGACTGTAGATCATGGGGTTCAGCGTGGGGAACAGCACAGTGTAAAATGTGGACACCAATTTGTCCCTCTCGAGGGAATAGCTGGAACTTGGGCGAGAGTAGATGTAGAGAATGGAGCCATAGTACAAGCCATAGTACAAGAGACcaggtgggaggagcaggtggagaaggctttGAGGCGGCCCTGGGTGGAGCGGATCCTCAGGATGGCAGCGATGATGAAGAGATAGGAGGCCAGGATGAGCACAGCGGGGGTGATGACGTTGGAGGCCAGGAGGAAGTACAGCACATCCTGGAAGGTCTCCTTCACATCACATGCTAACTTCACCAGGGGTGGGACATCACAGAAAAAGTCATCAATAACATTGTCACCACAAAAACTCAAAGTGAATGTGTTGCTGGTGAGTATTATTGCATTGACAAAACCTCCAGTGTAGGAGTAGACAAGCAAGCAGAGGCACCGTCTCCTTGACATGGCCTGAGCATAGAGCAGGGGGTTGgagatggccacatagcggtcataaGCCATGGCAGCCAACAGGTAACACTCACTGTATGCCAGCCCGGCAGAGAAGAAGAACTGAGCTGCACACCCTGCAAAGGAGATGCTCTTGTCTTCAGAGTTGCAGGTCATCAGGATCTTTGGAGTGTAGACAGAGGAATACCAGAAATCTAAAAAAGACAGATTCCCAATGAAAAAGTACATGGGTGTGTGCAGCCGTGAGTCATTACAGATCAACACCATGAGAGTGGTATTTCCTACCAGGGTCACAGAGTAGACAGCAAGGAACACCACAGAGAGGACCACCTGCATCACAGGGTTTGTTGTGAAGCCCACCAGGATGAACTCAGTGACCGTGTGATTGCTTCTCTCCATGGTTTAAAGAGACCTCACCTACAAATGAAAGAGTGAGATGTTTACCGCAACCAGTACCAAAGGAGGTCATTCTCTGTTACAAACCTGTGAGATATGGTCAAGGCCTTGGTTATTGGAGTAAGGAAGATCTGAGCAGGAATCTTGGCTGGGTTAGGCAAGTGATGGAAGCTTTCTGAGCCACaatttatttatgttattaaaATGCGTTTAGTAGTAGGAGGCCTTAAGGCTGTTTGGCCATTTATTCttgtatttaaaaacatttcttgagcCCTTGGTGCTGTCTAGGCATTGGAATACAGAAGTGAGGTTGATAAGGTTGACCCTTACTGAGTCTTCATTTGGAAGGGAGagatacataataaataaacaagaaagtatagaaatatttttagttaATGTTAGATGatattaagaaagtaaaactGGCTCATGAAGTGAAGAGGAACTGGGAGTGGAGCTAATTAAATTCAAATACTgagggaaaaatgtctatttcccATTTCCAAGCTACAAATGAACAAGTAGTTCAAAGCCCATGAGATGTGGGAGAGGACCCGTGGTTTAGAAGGTGGTGACACATGAAGGGTGGTAGAATATGCCATCccaatatgccactttggcataagaattattttaagctaatggcattaaaaaaaattaaacagtagaTACCCAAGTACAGTGTGATCTCCcttttgctttctgaaaataagaaataaaacttttacgTGAGAGCTGCCCTCCTAATACCAGGAGAAGAGAAACATTCTCATTATCAAAGACAGGAAGCTGAGACCAAAAGAATTCTGCACAAAGagtttttgttaaaataattctttttttctttttcatccatgttgtagcatgtatcattatttaattcttttttattgcctaACAATATTCCTCTATGTAGATACACtatattttgtttacccattcatcaattgataggtatttaattttttctactttctggcaatgatgaacaatgctgctatgaacgaaTCTTGAGTAGACATCCAGGAGCAGAATTGCATAGTCACATGGTAAAtctgtatttaacatttttaagaactgccagactgtctttCACATTAGCTGTACCATTTTTCAATCCCACCAGCTTGGTGTGAGGgttctaattttttcttaattttcaccaAAACCAGTTGTCTGCCTTTATAATATTAGCAACGCAAGTGTGTCTGAAGTGTTAAaatactgtgattttgatttacattttcctaatgactagtaatgttgatcattttttcatatgtttattggctatttgtttttcttctttggaataatatctattcaaatctttgacccatttttaattaggttttttgtctttttattgttaaattgtaagagttcttatatattctggagacaagtctcttatcagacatatgacttgcaaatattatctcccattctttggattatctttttatttcttggtgATGTACTTTCATGAACAAAGGGTTTTAAATTTGATAAAGTCcaatctatgtatttttttccttgcttgCTTTTGGTGTCTTATCTAAGAAATAATCTAGCCCAATAGCCTAAACCTGTGGTCACAAagatttgctctttttcttctgagatttttatagttttagttcttaaatGTAGacctatgatccattttgagttatttcctgtatatggtgtgaggttgGGAATCAACCTCATTATTCTGAGTGTAAATATCTAGTTGTTTCAAcaccgtttgttgaaaagactattctttcccaactgaattgtcttggcacccttgtcaaaaatcagttgattaTTGTTTTGGTTTCTTGTTGTCCCTGTAACAAGTTACTTCATACTCAGTGGctcaaaataatacaaatatgtTACCTTATAGTTCTTTAGGATTAGAATTTGGACTCAACCTGGGTCCAACAGGGCTGatatcaagatgtcagcagggctgtgttcctatCTGGAGACTCTCAGGGAGAACCCTTTCCTTGACTTTCAGCTTCTAGACACTGCCCACATTCCATGGATCGTGATCCCTCTCCTCCATCTTTAAAGTCAGCACCAGCATGTCTCTATGACCATTCTTTAACAGTCACATCTCCCTCTGActccttctgcctccttttcaactTTTAAGGATCCTTGTGATTATGTTAGGTCCAGCCTATAGTccagtataatctattttaaagtcACTTGATTAGCAACCTTATTTTCCACTTCCCTTGTAACCAAATATATTCACATGTTCCAGGGATTAGAATGTGAACATTTTGGAAGGCATTATCCTACCTACCAAAACCACAAATgtagcagttttttgtttttttgtttttcctggactCTCCATTCTACTCCACTGATCTTTATGTCTGTCCTTATATCAATGCCTCTTACTGTAgcttgtagtaagttttgaaattgagatgTGTGAACCCTTCAGCTTTGTCCTTCCTTTTAAAACAATTCTTACCTTCCTTTCGCCTACACATATATTCTTAGTTACTGTTTCACAATTGCTTCTCTTTGTTCAACTTGTAGAAATCATTTAGATTTTGCCACTTCTTTgggtctttatttcttcatgagGGCTTCCCTGTGATATAAAACTTATATTACataaatttgtatgcttttctcttgTCTTACGTCAGTCTAATTTTCAGGCCCAGACCCTAAAGTAAAAATTTGCCTCCTCTGCACAGTTTTCCTCCACAATCATAGAGGAAATTCTCTCCTCAGTTATTCTGCAGGAGCCTTTGACACATTTATCATAAATCCCAGAGAGAGAATCAAACTGAGCATTAGAGTGAACTGTCACAGTGGAGACCTGCAAATTAATCCATCTGGTTAtggcaagtaaaaagaaataagttATTGTAGGTCTTTTGGAGTCCCAAAGCCCAGGATTTAGCACTGCTTTCCAGTTTTTATAACTAGCCATGTACAATTCTAAAAAAGACATATCCCAATTTGATACCATCTGTAGTGGTAGTTCTCAGTTCTATCACAGTCACAAATTTCCACTTTACAACAAGCATTTTTTAATGCTTCTTTTATAGtcctaaaatgaaatttatagttAATGTAACATTTTGGTTCTCTGAGACCCAAAATCCAATCTGGGGGTTGTTCTCCCACACATAAAACAAGCAATACTCTGGACACCAGCAAGGTGTCCAAGAATTCAACAGAATTTTAACATTATCTACCCTGAGATAGCATTGGATTTTACAGGAaaaggctcagtcccacaagactgctccTTCTCCCAACTTCAGATACCAGTTGCaagcccaggttgttacctgtacttctgaACAACttgctataaatcagaggtttccAGGAGCCCCACCTTGGGTTTGATTAGTTCCCAGagcaactcacagaactcagagaaacattttatctaGGAGTTATGTGAAGGAATAAAAAGACAGCTGGAGAATATCCCTGAGGGGTAAGATTACTTGCAATGATATTGTGCCCAGTTCACCTTTTCATGAGTCTACTGGGTCTCTGGGGTCATGCAGAGATATGAGCCCATCAGGAAATAAACTCCATGAGAGtagaaatttttgtctgttttgttcattgctataCAACCAGTACCTAGAATTTTACCAGGCATATAgtagacacacatacatatttaatgaatgaatggatgaatgaacaaatgaatgaatgagttgcaagagaaacaagTCGATAGTATCAATTTTCTGGGTGGCTTCTAATGATGGCATTTTATCCTTCGACTATCAGCAGAATTGTTTGAGATCTCATATGTGTTTTCTGGCACGAGTAACCCTTGGCCAGTTGTATTGCCTGCagaaaggaatagaaagaaacaaacaaatctgcCTACAAAATATCCTTACCAAATATTTGTTTGTCCAAATGGACCGAGTCTGTATTGTCAGCTAAAGAATGCCACCATCTGGCCCTACGAGGGTTGAGTCATTAGCCACTGAATTTTCCCAtccttcaacacaccctgaaaagAGTTCAGGGTGAGGATGAAGAATGAGAtactgtgctctgggaaaactggcaggaCAGGCCTTCAAATAGATATTTCTGGGAGAAAATTCTATGAATGcaatttcttgcatcttcccataggAAGAGGAGCACTAAGATCACTAAGATGTCTGTGTCTTCTGACCAGCAGCAACCTTCTACCAAGCCGTGTGCTCGATTGCACGACGCCTCTAAAACCACTTATGTGCTGACCTCCCCTCTTGTGTCTTCAGAGCAGCTCCTCTGAGGCATCTAAGAGGGCGTCCCTCGTGTCTCTCAGGCAATAGTCCTAagtccccaaataaaactgaaactcacggCTCTCACATTGTGcttttttatttcagtcgacagtgtCAGAGAAGCTTTTCAGGTCAGCAACAGACTTTCTGTCACAGAATGCCACGGTGGATATAGGAAGCCTGCTTTAGAAATCAGAGCTGACTGTTTAAACCAGAGACAGCTTGgataccatgaaaaaaaaaatgactttcagGCAATTAACAAGGATTCCACTTCTCCACCCAGAGGCGACACTGCAAAGGCTCAAATTCTTTATATGTAAAGCAAGGATAACTTATCCCTCCTATGGTGTGTTGTTACTGAGATAACTCAAAGGAGGACtaaccacagtgcctggcacatcatagACACTCAGgtaaccagtggttctcaaatgtcaTGCCCATAACATTCACCTGGCCCAGCCCAGAGCTCCTAATTCAGCAGGCTAGCGGTGGGGCCCAGGAACCAGCTTTCACTGAAGCAGCCCAACGGCTTGTCTGTGGATCAAGTCTGAGAGATGCTGAAATAAATatcatttgtttccttatttttctttatatcagGAGTCCTGCCTCCATTATAATGTTGTGAAGACTCAAAGGGTTAACAAATACAAAGATGTGTTgcatgtttacattttaaaagagaagctACAGACAGATCTACTTTGAATCCTAACACCAACGGAAGAAGATGGGGCACACATTTCCCTGGGCAGGGACTGACTTGAAGAACTGAGTTCTGTGTTTGTTAATCACAGTCAGAACACTGTGACAATCCAGCTGTGTTTGCTAACTAGCTGACAGGTTGTCCTTCCTAACTAAGGacatatttttgtgttaaattaaataatgcacTTTTCTTTCAAAACTGTTAAAATATAACCTTTTATATTTAGAGAGAAGCTTCTCTTAGCTGGAATTCTTCTCAAAAATGCCATATGCCTTTGCGCTGTCTTAAAgaatattaaacaaaaaaatttgtaCTTTTTTGGATGTCTTTTGctctttagaaaaataatctcTAGTAATCACTGCTGCTTCATTCTGTTACCTCAGTTGCCCGTGAGATATTAACACTGCTGTTTCTTTCGTAAGTGGTTCCTGATAGtagcttgcttgtttgtttttctggtgTATttaggttattattatttttttctttcatccctTGTCTTTTTCTGCAATATTAATGGATATTTTTGTCTCTAATAATGAAAAGTGCTACTTCTTCTTGTGAACTCTCAGAAGTTTCAGAAACTTCAGTAGGAAGATGGTGAAGATATTTCAAAAGAGGCCCCTTCATTAGCACATATTGTATCTTAGTATGTGAATGATCTTAAGACTGGTTGTGAGGAACAGGTAACATTTTCCGTCTAACTGTAGCATCTGAATTAGTCAACTTACCTAAAATTCTCAGCAACATCATCACCTCAACAGAGTTCAAATCTGCCTGTCCCAGAATCTTTTATGCCAGTTTCTGAATCCCCAGGGTTGTACTTCCTGCAGCCCCTTAGGAGTTCCTAGGCTTTGCTAATAACTAACAGAACAATTAAATAGCATTGCGTGTTGACAAATTGGGTATTATTCAAtgatggggaattttttttttgagactacAATTCCCTGGTGAAATGTAACGTCAAAATTTCCATTGTCATTCTCTCTAGTTATGTAGAAGGCAAAATAAACATGTGTGTACATGCTTGTGTATACTATACATTTATATCCAGATATTTGCATATTAAAGCATATACGCTCAGTAATGCTGATATCTTTATTATCTGCTGAATACCTTTTGTCCTTCCAAATCCATTCTCTACACTTTTAACCTGCTCTTTGCTTCAGGATGCTCAGCTGTCTTAACTGTATCAGTAGGTTCCTTTGTGCTCTGTCTGCTTAATGGGTTTAGCCAGTGGTTGTCACTGGCAGGGAAAGAAGTGAGGTCAGAGTGATTTTTCCCTGTCCTCTTTTTTTGCAAAGATACCACAGATGTCTGCATTCCTGGACCTAGACCGTACCTCCTGCCAAGTGACCCATTTCCAAGCTCTCTCTCCAGAGCGTATAACCTCACTCTGTTCTTACACCATCAAGAATAGAGAAGTAACACGCTCTGAAGTTATTAGTTCTAGGGGTAGTACACTATTTCTTGGGATACAAGTAGAAATTATACATATCTTGTGGTAAGTTGGCTTTTGCTGAAATTTAAATCTGGACTATCcaatggaagaaaagaaacaggcagGCAGAAAGCTGTATTGCAATATTCAACTCCCAGAGACAAGAAGGGAGCAATTTCCCAATGTGCCACAAACCCTAGATCATAACCAAATATTTTGTTGTTCAGATATTTGTGGCAATGTCTCATGGATTAGGTGATTCTTATGGAATGAAGTAGGTAAGAAAACAACCAAGGTGATATTTTCCTTGTAAGGAAAAAACATCTGTCTTTACTTGGATAAAAACTACCTCAAGATGATCTAGTAGGGAAATGACACTCCTGGGTAATTCTCCAACGTGAGCTACTTTACAGCCACTGAAAACTTGGACCGATGGGGAAACATGGACCCTTTGAGGAAGAATCTTGAAACTTAGCCAATGTGTACACTGTACATCTTCTTCCAAGGCTTCTTATGAATGGCTAGCAACCATTTATGAGAGTAATCTTATATTGGGAAAAGGTAAATATCTAGATCTTCTGTGGGTTATTGGATACTGACTCTGAATTAACACTAATCTCCAGTGATGGAAAAACATCAGGGGTACACACTTGACAGTGGGTCtcgtaaaaataatttaaagatagTTTTGGCTTGCATGCATCTCTCATTGAGCCCAGTCAGAATAGATATGtagatgattatttttaaaccCAGACCCAGACATCGTATTGGGTATAGCTACATTCAATAAAACAAACCCCTCATTTTAGCTCCCTGTCCCTGACCCATGGAATGAGGCTTACTGTTGTTGGGAGTTCAGGTAGAAATTTCTGTAACTGCTTCCCCTACACCCCCTCAGCTAAGACAGTGTACAAAATGCAGTGTTGCGTCCCTGGGGGCAAGTGCTGAGATTAGTGCTTTCATCAAAACTTGAAGATGCCAGGTTGGGGATCTCAGTCCATCAAGTTGAACCCCTCTCTTTGTCTGAGGGGAAAGGACTGAGGGTCTTCAAAGGGGAGGTCATGAGTGAACCAGGGCAGAATGCTTCCCCAGAGAAACACCCTCAGGTGCTCTGACCGGTTGGAATCCAGGAAGTACCCTGGTCATGCTGGGCTCCTCCTGCATCGAACTGATAGGGACCACTCTGCTGGGCAGGGCGATTGATGCCAATCACCAGAGAAAAATTACTGGAGGCTGTAAAATGCGATCAAGAAGTATCATGGCTGGAACCCAGGGGATTTAGCAGTGTATTTCCTAGCATCCTCTTAGCCTTCTCTGTCAAAGGAAAGGTaccacaaacaaataaaaacaagataaTCAAAGACCCAGTTCTAACAGTAAGATAATTTGGACAACTTACCAGGTAACTTTCATTCAACTGAAGTGCTGAGAAAGTGTGAAGGGACCAGAGCCATGCAAGAAGGGAGGTAGAGAGAGAGGTTTGTTTTGTGATTATAACAATGGGAAGTTACAGTAAATTTCAGCTATATCGATCCTATTGcccacctcctttttttttttttttttttttttttaccagatacAACACTGAATGTGAATAAAAAACCCCATATAGTGTGATTTTGGGGATCCCAAAAGTCCTGCTCTCCAGAAATGTCCACTGTCCATCACATGCTGTGAAAGACCGtaagtatcatttttttaaaatagcatgtgTAAATCCAAGGAAATTTTTGCGTGCAGAAGTACACTCACAAACATTTGTACTTACAAAAATTTGTATTAAAGCTCATATATCTAAAAGACACAGTTTAGAAACTACTTTCTTTTAAGACTTTAAACTTCATTTGTATTTTGAGTAATAAAATTCCCTTAGAAATACATGCTGTAATTTCAAATTAATGTTGAAGATTCTTCTGAATGCTTTACAACCATAAGCTGCAGACGGAACATTCCCAACAGTGAGTAAAAACACTGACTGCCAAATTTACACTTAAACATATTCTAAAACATTCTCTAAAATACTAATGCCATATatttaattaaagttttattactgtttttttaatgtcttcctaGGATCATCATTATCTGTATCTTACCATCTTACTGGAGTCTGGTAACGTTATttagacttggttttggagttgagatTACTTTttcatacacaaaatattatggcTATACACTTAGGTCAGTGAAATTTACCGTATCTGGGTATATTGAAAATTATTTGGAGAATGGGACTTGTTCACTTCTGTTGAAAGGATTTAAGTAGGAGATCTTGACAAGCAGTTTGAGTATCTTTATTGTAGTTAAATATCAAGATTTACAATGCTAGGATGTTTCAAGAataggtttattacaccagcgtAACTTTTTGTTACTGACATTTCCCCATAGAATGATACagttagaatatattttatagaaaatattttattattaatgggTAATAGATATCTTTTAGAAAATGAGAGTCTGCATTGGCATAAATAGCTTTTGGTCTTAGAACGTTGTCTAAATCAAGCATCTTAGGGTCATACAGTTGGGCCTAGCTTCTGTTGGGTTACTTCGTGTTACAACAAGTAGTGATGATATATGCTGGATTTAAATTTCAGGTTAATATATATCCCTGCCTGTGCTGATTAGTCTTTCCTGCTCTGAGTGGAGTTGCTGCATTTTGGGGAACTACTTGCTGACATTTTACtttcttgcattttttaaattgcttataCCTATAGAAATAAGGACGTATTCAGGATTATTGAAATTAATTACATTAACattgtttcagttttaaaaatcaaaattttatgcATCTCATCATATTTCCTCACTTGCCTAATCACTCCCTTTATATATTGcctataaaatttttctctttagaatAATGTGCACCCATAGAGTTTTATTTCTCAAGTTGTTTCACCTCattgtagttattattattatttattaaagtgATTGTGTTTTGATGCTCAAAAAGTCACAATTTGGAAGCAGAAGTCCATGGAAATTCACTACTATAAAATGCAAGAATAGCCCAGTGGGTTATACAATGATTCACAAAAATCATATCTATGGGAACTTGACTGAATTTTTTCCCTAATTGCATAACATGGGTAAGAGATGTAGATTGAAGAGGTCATGCTTGCTAAGTCTAGTTGTACTGATTATTTCATGGATGTCTCTGGATATTTGTCTTAAtgattttgggggaaaaatatgtataaaatgctTAAGAAATTTGGTTATGGGTATGGAAACTGATGATTTCCACTACTTAATATTcatagaaaaaaactgaaaaattaattcaGCATTCTTTTTCTATTCCTAGGAAAAACTATCTAGATACTATTCTATGATTATCAGCCAGTCAAAAACCTTCATATGCTAAAGGAGTGTGCTGTTATCTCACTGTAATAAGATAGAAGGGAGGTTTTGGTTTCAAGTTCTTTGTGTCTAATCTAGAGTTACATGAAATTTAATGAAAATCCttctattattatatttaaattttatcctCCAAAttgccttaatttcctcatttggGTGTCTTGAATGGCCAGGTATCAAGAGTGCAAATTCTTTAACAGTCACTGTGAGAATTCTTGATCATGATGGAACATCATGGCTGCACTTCTTGAAATATAATTACCTGATGAAAAATTGTCTTTGCATCTCATTAAAAGGAGTGAATCTTCATTTATTTGAAGAGTTTACTCAGAGCCTCCTTCACATCCTTATTCCTCAGGCTATAGATCATGGGATTCAACATGGGAAACACCACAGTGTAAAACGTAGAAACTATTTTGTCCCTGTCCAAAGAATAGCTCGATCGTGGACGAGCATAGATGTAGAGAATGGAGCCATAGTACAAGGTGACAGAGATCAGGTGGGAGaagcaggtggagaaggctttGAAGCGACCCTGGGTGGAGCGGATCTTCAAGATGGTGGCGATGATGAAGAGGTAGGAAGCCAGTATGAGCACAGAGGGTGTGATGACATTGGAGGTCAGGAGGAAGTACATCAGAGCCTGGTAGCCATCCTTCCTGCCACAAGCCAGCTTCACCAGGGGAAGCAGATCACAAAAAAAGTCATCAATAGTGTTGTCATTACAGAAGTTCATGGTAAAAGTTTTTTTGGTAATGATGGAAGAGTTAATAAAGCCACCGAGGTATGAGGCTGCTACCAAAAATGCACATAGCTTAATGGGCATGGCCTGAGAGTAAAGCAGTGGCTTTgagatggccacatagcggtcataaGCCATGGCAGCCAACAGGTAACATTCACTGTACCCGAGCCCAGCAGAGAAGAAGAACTGAGCTACACAGCCAGCAAAGGAGATGCTCTTATCCTCAGAGATGCAGATCATTAGGATCTTTGGGATGTAGACAGATGGATACCAGAAATCCAAAAAAgacagattccaaatgaaaaaatacatggGTGTGTGCAGCCGGGAGTCATTAAAGATCAACACTATGAGGGTGGTATTTCCTAACACAGTCATAGAATAGACACCAAAGAACATGACAAAGAGGACCACCTGCATCACAGGGTCTGCTGTGAAGCCCAGCAGGATGAACTCAGTCACTGTGTGATTGCTCTTGTCCATGGTTATTGGAATCTTacctaagaagagaaaaaaatgagaattcaGTTTTAATCACTGGCCtgaatacatagaaaatatgtgaaataatctATGATCCAAcaatgtaagttttcattttagaaagtattttcattttgtaataaaCCACTTAGACtttacaattatatatattatcaAATGATAAATTTGGGTACATTAGTCTTTTCAATAGTTTATTTGAGCAAACACTATTTGAATCACACAGCTATCAAATGAATTATGAGTACCCCAAGGAGGAAAGCTAGGAGagatatttttatagaaaaaggcACAGATCAAAGCAAGACAATCATTTGATTGGCAATAGATTAAGCAGTTGACAAATCTGGGAAAATCTACctggctgtttgtgattggtgCTTCTTAAGTTTCATTTTCTGGGATTCAAGGGCATTAACTCTggcttaacattttattttgcttacaaTAGTTATCAGGGTATAAATAAGAGCCACCGCAGTCTAATGGCTCACTTGTTTAATGACTTTAGAAATGCAGTTCCAAAAGTCTGAAGTTGGGTACTGTCCCCCCCTCCACCTTAGGAATGATTGTTCAAATAAAGGATGTActtataatttctgttttcttgtagTTTAGCCTTCTTCATCATGCCAGTCTGCTTTACTGctaaatgtgtgatttcttagcTTAAAGTGTTACTTGTTTGTAACTGGAACTCTGAACAtcacttatttttaatatattttgtgaagaatcaagcatttttcttttagcacttccATATATTGTGACACCCTGAATCCCTATAAATTCTTATCATAATAATACTTATAGGGATAAGAATATACTCAGATTATAAGAATAAAAAGTGAATATATACAATTTTGGGGAGGAAATGTATGcaggaaaataatatagaaagATGGGATTATAAAAGGCAAAGGATTAactattttttccttattctatcaataaaaatataattggcAATAGTCTAAATagccaattttattttattttattaaaaaaatttattgaagcagtcagttacaatgtgtcaatttctggtg is a genomic window of Camelus bactrianus isolate YW-2024 breed Bactrian camel chromosome 10, ASM4877302v1, whole genome shotgun sequence containing:
- the LOC141578944 gene encoding olfactory receptor 9G19-like, giving the protein MDKSNHTVTEFILLGFTADPVMQVVLFVMFFGVYSMTVLGNTTLIVLIFNDSRLHTPMYFFIWNLSFLDFWYPSVYIPKILMICISEDKSISFAGCVAQFFFSAGLGYSECYLLAAMAYDRYVAISKPLLYSQAMPIKLCAFLVAASYLGGFINSSIITKKTFTMNFCNDNTIDDFFCDLLPLVKLACGRKDGYQALMYFLLTSNVITPSVLILASYLFIIATILKIRSTQGRFKAFSTCFSHLISVTLYYGSILYIYARPRSSYSLDRDKIVSTFYTVVFPMLNPMIYSLRNKDVKEALSKLFK